Proteins encoded in a region of the Paucibacter sediminis genome:
- a CDS encoding RNA methyltransferase, which produces MSASVDSTRFVLIETSHPGNVGAAARAMKVMGFAELVLVRPRFADVLCQEETVAMASGAADILARARIVDTVAEALDGVTFACATAMTPRDFGPPTREPRGLFAELAQQQQHKIGLLFGSERYGMSNEDVYRCHAVLSIPTHPDYGSLNLAQAVQLLAYDLRQALGGYLVAPRTPDPQLADAQAVQGLLTHLQQALEGIGYLDPAAPKKLMPRLNQLFNRAQLTAEEVHIWRGIARAMLAKQQAGKG; this is translated from the coding sequence ATGTCTGCCAGCGTGGATTCCACACGATTTGTCCTGATTGAGACCAGCCACCCCGGCAATGTGGGCGCCGCCGCGCGGGCCATGAAGGTGATGGGCTTTGCCGAGCTGGTGCTGGTGCGGCCGCGTTTTGCCGACGTGCTGTGCCAGGAGGAGACCGTGGCCATGGCCAGCGGCGCCGCCGACATCCTGGCGCGCGCGCGCATAGTCGACACCGTCGCCGAGGCCCTGGATGGCGTGACCTTTGCCTGCGCCACCGCGATGACGCCGCGCGACTTCGGCCCGCCCACGCGCGAGCCGCGCGGCCTGTTCGCCGAGCTGGCCCAGCAGCAACAGCACAAGATCGGCCTGCTGTTCGGCTCCGAGCGCTACGGCATGAGCAACGAGGACGTGTACCGCTGCCATGCGGTGCTCTCCATCCCCACCCACCCCGACTACGGTTCGCTGAACCTGGCCCAGGCGGTGCAGCTGCTGGCCTACGATCTGCGCCAGGCCCTGGGTGGCTACCTGGTGGCGCCGCGCACGCCCGACCCGCAGCTGGCCGACGCGCAGGCGGTACAGGGCCTGCTCACGCACCTGCAGCAGGCGCTGGAGGGCATCGGCTACCTGGACCCCGCCGCGCCCAAGAAGCTGATGCCGCGCCTCAACCAGCTCTTCAACCGCGCCCAGCTGACCGCCGAGGAAGTGCATATCTGGCGTGGCATCGCCCGCGCCATGCTGGCGAAGCAGCAGGCCGGCAAGGGTTGA
- a CDS encoding inositol monophosphatase family protein yields MTQQVALHPMLNVAIKAARAAGSIINRASLDLDILKINTKSPNDFVTEVDQAAEQVIIETLLQAYPDHAILAEESGRTHGAKHSEFQWIIDPLDGTTNFIHGFPVYCVSIALAHRGVVQQAVVYDPTRNDLFYATRGRGAYLNDRRLRVSKRTRMSDALIGTGFPFRRGDNFKRYMKMFEDVMTQCAGLRRPGAAALDLCYVAAGYYDAFFETGLNPWDVAAGSLIITEAGGLVGNFTGESDFLHQREIVAGSPKIYGQMVQILTPYTRVIKAEEEAAAAAAEAKPSAADAVAEAAQADAAPKKRAAVRIKKPVDGQAE; encoded by the coding sequence ATGACGCAGCAAGTCGCACTCCATCCCATGCTCAACGTGGCCATCAAGGCCGCGCGTGCAGCAGGTTCCATCATCAACCGCGCGTCCCTGGACCTCGACATTCTCAAGATCAACACCAAGTCGCCCAATGACTTCGTGACCGAGGTGGACCAGGCGGCCGAGCAGGTCATCATCGAGACCCTGCTGCAGGCCTATCCCGACCATGCCATCCTGGCCGAAGAATCCGGCCGCACCCATGGCGCCAAGCATTCCGAGTTCCAGTGGATCATCGACCCGCTGGACGGCACCACCAACTTCATCCACGGCTTCCCGGTCTATTGCGTGTCGATCGCGCTGGCGCACCGCGGCGTGGTGCAGCAGGCGGTCGTCTACGATCCGACCCGCAACGACCTCTTCTACGCCACGCGCGGCCGCGGCGCCTATCTGAACGACCGCCGCCTGCGCGTCTCCAAGCGCACGCGCATGAGCGACGCGCTGATCGGCACCGGCTTCCCGTTCCGTCGCGGCGACAACTTCAAGCGCTATATGAAGATGTTCGAGGACGTCATGACCCAATGCGCCGGCCTGCGCCGCCCGGGTGCCGCGGCCCTGGACCTCTGCTATGTGGCCGCCGGCTATTACGACGCCTTCTTCGAAACCGGCCTGAACCCCTGGGACGTGGCCGCGGGCTCGCTCATCATCACCGAGGCCGGTGGCCTGGTGGGCAACTTCACCGGCGAATCGGACTTCCTGCACCAGCGCGAGATCGTCGCCGGCAGCCCCAAGATCTACGGCCAGATGGTGCAGATCCTGACGCCCTACACGCGCGTGATCAAGGCCGAGGAAGAAGCAGCCGCGGCAGCCGCCGAGGCCAAGCCCAGCGCCGCCGACGCGGTGGCCGAGGCGGCCCAGGCCGATGCCGCGCCCAAGAAGCGCGCCGCGGTGCGCATCAAGAAGCCGGTCGACGGCCAGGCCGAGTAA
- a CDS encoding glycoside hydrolase family 30 protein → MRRPVAATIALLCAGLLTACGTGAPPGPAAGAAVQAWITTGDQSRLLARAPDLAFGSQPAQALDIVVDAGQRYQTMVGFGASITDASAWLIQQRMSAGQRQALLEELFGRGPQGLGFDFARLTIGASDFSRQHYSFDDMPRGQTDPGLARFSIEPNRAELLPVLKAARAINPQLQVMASPWSAPGWMKTSDSLIQGALKPEMYGVFAEYLLRYVQAYAAEGVPIFALTLQNEPHFEPPDYPGMRLDPAARAALIGQHLGPLLQSHGLKTQLFDWDHNWDEPQSPLAMLGDAQARGFVQGVAWHCYAGDVAAQGRVHDAYPDKEVWFTECSGGEWAPRFDESLPWLTRNLIIGATRHWARGVLMWNLALDENHGPHLGGCKDCRGVVTIDSKTGAVTRNIEYYAFGHASRFVRQGAQRIASSSGMDGLDSVAFRHADDGREVLIVCNSAAQPRRFSVTAQGQRFAYELPASSVATFVWQAPR, encoded by the coding sequence ATGAGAAGACCTGTCGCTGCCACGATTGCCTTGCTTTGCGCCGGCCTGCTGACCGCCTGCGGTACCGGTGCGCCGCCCGGCCCGGCCGCGGGCGCCGCGGTGCAGGCCTGGATCACCACCGGCGACCAGAGCCGGCTGCTGGCGCGTGCGCCGGATCTGGCCTTCGGCAGCCAGCCGGCGCAGGCGCTGGACATCGTCGTCGACGCCGGCCAGCGCTACCAGACCATGGTGGGCTTCGGCGCCTCGATCACCGATGCCTCGGCCTGGCTGATCCAGCAGCGCATGAGCGCCGGCCAGCGCCAGGCCCTGCTGGAGGAACTGTTCGGCCGCGGGCCGCAGGGCCTGGGCTTCGACTTCGCGCGCCTGACCATCGGCGCCTCCGACTTCTCGCGCCAGCACTATTCCTTCGACGACATGCCGCGCGGCCAGACCGACCCCGGCCTGGCGCGCTTCTCGATCGAGCCGAACCGCGCCGAGCTGCTGCCGGTGCTGAAGGCGGCGCGCGCCATCAATCCGCAGCTGCAGGTGATGGCCTCGCCCTGGAGCGCGCCGGGCTGGATGAAGACCAGCGACAGCCTGATCCAGGGCGCGCTCAAGCCCGAGATGTATGGCGTGTTCGCCGAGTACCTGCTGCGCTATGTGCAGGCCTATGCGGCCGAGGGCGTGCCGATCTTTGCGCTCACCCTGCAGAACGAGCCGCACTTCGAGCCGCCCGACTATCCCGGCATGCGCCTGGACCCGGCGGCGCGTGCGGCGCTGATCGGCCAGCATCTGGGTCCGCTGCTGCAAAGCCACGGCCTCAAGACCCAGCTGTTCGACTGGGACCACAACTGGGACGAGCCGCAATCACCGCTGGCGATGCTGGGCGATGCGCAGGCGCGCGGCTTTGTGCAGGGCGTGGCCTGGCATTGCTATGCCGGGGATGTGGCGGCGCAGGGCCGGGTGCATGATGCCTATCCCGACAAGGAGGTCTGGTTCACCGAATGCTCGGGCGGCGAATGGGCGCCGCGCTTCGACGAATCGCTGCCCTGGTTGACGCGCAACCTCATCATCGGCGCCACCCGCCATTGGGCGCGCGGCGTGCTGATGTGGAATCTGGCGCTGGACGAGAACCATGGCCCGCACCTGGGCGGCTGCAAGGATTGCCGCGGCGTCGTCACCATCGACTCGAAGACCGGGGCGGTGACGCGCAATATCGAGTACTACGCCTTCGGCCACGCGAGCCGCTTCGTGCGCCAGGGCGCGCAGCGCATTGCCTCCAGCAGTGGCATGGACGGGCTCGACAGCGTGGCCTTCCGCCATGCCGACGATGGCCGCGAGGTGCTGATCGTCTGCAACTCGGCGGCGCAGCCGCGCCGCTTCTCGGTCACCGCGCAGGGCCAGCGCTTTGCCTACGAACTGCCGGCGTCCAGCGTGGCCACCTTTGTCTGGCAGGCGCCGCGCTAG
- a CDS encoding tryptophan halogenase family protein, giving the protein MTAVAPLRRIVIVGGGTAGWMSAAALAKLLGPPYELRLVESDEIGIIGVGEATIPHIRAFNEALGIDEDEFLRATQGSFKLGIEFVDWGARGERYIHGFGKVGRELGAVPFHHYWLRLRREGRAGELGDYSINTAAPRECKFLRPRPDMAESPLADIGYAYHFDASLYARFLRHHAEQRGVQRIEGRIEQVLRHADDGRIKGLRLASGELVEGDFFIDCSGMRALLIEQTLKAGYEDWSHWLPCDRALAVPSAAAPPLLPYTRSTAHAAGWQWRIPLQHRVGNGHVFSSRFIGEDEARSTLLAQLDGAPLAEPRLVKFLTGRRKEFWKLNCVAVGLASGFMEPLESTSIHLIQSAVTRLIQFFPHAGLEAVEIAEYNRQTQFEYERIRDFIILHYKASAREDSEFWRYCRHMQVPETLRHKIELFRANGRLFREGTELFTEMSWLQVMVGQGLLPAGYHPFVDQRPLAEVQAMVDDTRSVIQRCVAVMPGHAEFIAAHCAATHPDESH; this is encoded by the coding sequence ATGACTGCTGTTGCCCCCCTGCGCCGCATCGTCATCGTCGGCGGCGGCACCGCCGGCTGGATGAGCGCCGCGGCGCTCGCCAAGCTGCTGGGCCCGCCCTACGAGCTACGCCTGGTCGAGTCCGACGAGATCGGCATCATCGGCGTGGGCGAGGCCACCATCCCGCATATCCGCGCCTTCAACGAGGCCCTGGGCATCGACGAGGACGAGTTCCTGCGCGCCACCCAGGGCAGCTTCAAGCTGGGCATCGAGTTCGTCGACTGGGGCGCGCGCGGCGAGCGCTATATCCACGGTTTCGGCAAGGTGGGCCGCGAACTCGGCGCCGTGCCCTTTCACCATTACTGGCTGCGCCTGCGGCGCGAGGGCAGGGCGGGCGAGCTGGGCGACTATTCGATCAACACCGCGGCACCGCGCGAATGCAAGTTCCTGCGGCCGCGGCCCGACATGGCCGAGTCGCCGCTGGCCGACATCGGCTATGCCTATCACTTCGATGCCAGCCTGTACGCGCGCTTCCTGCGCCACCATGCCGAGCAGCGCGGCGTGCAGCGCATCGAGGGCCGCATCGAGCAGGTGCTGCGCCACGCGGACGATGGCCGCATCAAGGGCCTGCGCCTCGCCAGCGGCGAGCTGGTGGAGGGCGACTTCTTCATCGACTGCTCAGGCATGCGCGCGCTGCTGATCGAGCAGACCCTGAAGGCCGGCTACGAGGACTGGTCGCATTGGCTGCCCTGCGACCGCGCGCTGGCCGTGCCCAGCGCCGCGGCGCCGCCGCTGCTGCCCTACACGCGCTCGACCGCGCACGCGGCCGGCTGGCAATGGCGCATCCCCTTGCAGCACCGCGTCGGCAACGGCCATGTGTTCAGCAGCCGCTTCATCGGCGAGGACGAGGCCCGCAGCACCCTGCTGGCCCAGCTGGACGGTGCGCCGCTGGCCGAGCCGCGCCTGGTCAAGTTCCTGACCGGCCGACGCAAGGAGTTCTGGAAGCTCAACTGCGTGGCCGTGGGCCTGGCCAGCGGCTTCATGGAGCCGCTCGAGTCCACCAGCATCCACCTGATCCAGTCGGCGGTGACGCGGCTGATCCAGTTCTTCCCGCATGCCGGGCTGGAGGCGGTGGAGATAGCCGAATACAACCGCCAGACCCAGTTCGAGTACGAGCGCATCCGCGACTTCATCATCCTGCACTACAAGGCCAGCGCGCGCGAGGACAGCGAGTTCTGGCGTTATTGCCGCCATATGCAGGTGCCCGAGACGCTGCGCCACAAGATCGAGCTGTTCCGTGCCAACGGCCGCCTGTTCCGCGAGGGCACCGAGCTCTTCACCGAGATGAGCTGGCTGCAGGTGATGGTGGGCCAGGGCCTGCTGCCGGCCGGCTATCACCCCTTTGTCGACCAGCGTCCGCTCGCCGAGGTGCAGGCCATGGTCGACGACACGCGCAGCGTGATCCAGCGCTGCGTGGCCGTGATGCCCGGCCACGCCGAGTTCATTGCCGCGCATTGCGCGGCCACCCATCCCGATGAGAGCCATTGA
- a CDS encoding ABC transporter ATP-binding protein, which translates to MSAVKVSDLDISFGSHAVIQGLNLAVQEGEFLVLLGPSGCGKSTLLHSIAGLIEVSGGRIEIGGADMTDAEPSERGIGMVFQSYALYPTMTVERNMSFGPRVAGVPKAEIARRVQRAAQMLQLEPLLQRKPAQLSGGQRQRVAIGRALVREAAVLLFDEPLSNLDAKLRAELRRELKLLHQQLGATMIYVTHDQVEAMTLASRIVVMKGGVIQQVGAPGEVYERPANLFVAGFLGAPGMNFVPAQLSCKPGAPVRLLQPFELDLGGYEFLAAPVHGQAVVAGIRPEHVLLRQGGAFSGQVELVEPMGNHQVVWIASAGHSLAALVHEALVLRAGQVVEFDLDASRLSLFDAGSEQRL; encoded by the coding sequence ATGAGTGCCGTGAAGGTCAGCGATCTAGATATCTCATTCGGCAGCCATGCGGTGATCCAGGGCTTGAACCTGGCGGTGCAGGAGGGCGAGTTCCTGGTGCTGCTGGGGCCCTCGGGCTGCGGCAAGTCCACCCTGCTGCACAGCATTGCCGGCCTCATCGAGGTGAGCGGCGGCCGCATCGAGATCGGCGGCGCCGACATGACCGATGCCGAGCCCAGCGAGCGCGGCATCGGCATGGTGTTCCAGTCCTACGCCCTCTATCCGACCATGACGGTGGAGCGCAATATGTCCTTCGGCCCGCGCGTGGCCGGCGTGCCCAAGGCCGAGATCGCGCGCCGCGTGCAGCGCGCCGCGCAGATGCTGCAGCTGGAGCCGCTGCTGCAGCGCAAGCCGGCCCAGCTCTCCGGCGGGCAGCGCCAGCGCGTGGCGATCGGGCGTGCGCTGGTGCGCGAGGCGGCGGTGCTGCTGTTCGACGAGCCGCTCTCCAACCTCGATGCCAAGCTGCGCGCCGAGCTGCGCCGCGAGCTCAAGCTGCTGCACCAGCAGCTCGGCGCCACCATGATTTACGTCACCCACGACCAGGTGGAGGCCATGACCCTGGCCAGCCGCATCGTGGTGATGAAGGGCGGCGTGATCCAGCAGGTGGGCGCGCCGGGCGAGGTCTACGAGCGGCCGGCCAATCTCTTCGTGGCGGGCTTTCTGGGCGCGCCGGGCATGAACTTCGTGCCGGCCCAGCTGAGCTGCAAGCCGGGCGCGCCGGTGCGCCTGCTCCAGCCCTTCGAGCTGGACCTGGGCGGCTATGAATTCCTGGCCGCGCCGGTGCATGGCCAGGCGGTGGTGGCCGGCATCCGGCCCGAGCATGTGCTGTTGCGCCAGGGCGGCGCCTTCAGCGGCCAGGTCGAGCTGGTCGAGCCGATGGGCAACCACCAGGTGGTGTGGATTGCCAGCGCCGGCCACAGCCTGGCCGCGCTGGTGCACGAGGCCCTGGTGCTGCGCGCCGGCCAGGTCGTCGAGTTCGACCTCGACGCCAGCCGCCTGTCGCTGTTCGATGCCGGCAGCGAGCAACGCCTCTGA